The stretch of DNA CAGAGGAAGAAAAGGGGCGGAGTCTTGCCCGGTTGTCATAAAGTCTCTGAGTCAAGCAGACTGGACTCAGTGAGACATGAGGACACATGATCATCAGCGGCATCAAAGGTCAGTTTCCAGATGTAATCCTACGTCTtcgtgggtttattttttttctgtctctGCTTTTGAGCAGCTTCACCATGTGACCCCTCCTGGCGCCACCATGGAGGACTTCCTACCTGGTCCCCACAACATGTCCTGGTCCAACTGCACCAACGCCACCCGGGCCAACCCTTTGAAACGCAACGACGAGGTGGCCAAAGCCGAGGTGGCTGTGCTGGTTCTGGTTCTCCTGCTGGCCCTGGGCGGCAACCTGAGCGTCCTGTGGGCCGTGCACGCCGCCAAGCAGCGCCAGTCTCGGATGCTCTACTTCATGTGGCACCTGAGCATCGCCGACTTGGTGGTGGCGGTCTTCCAGGTGCTCCCACAGCTCATTTGGGACATCACGTTCAGGTTCTACGGGCCCGACGTGCTGTGCCGGCTGATTAAGTACTCCCAGGTGGTGGGCATGTTTGCGTCCACCTACATGCTGGTGCTGATGTCCATCGACAGGTGCTTGGCCATTTGTCAGCCGCTCAGACCGGCGCACACCACAAGGGACCGCATGTGCGTGGGcacgtcctggctgctcagtctCATCTTCAGCACGCCTCAGGTGTACATCTTCTCCATGCGGGACGTCGGGGACGGCGTGTACGACTGCTGGGGGGACTTTGTGCAGCCGTGGGGGGCCAAGGCCTACGTGACCTGGATGAGCCTGAGCATCTACATCCTCCCTATGGGCGTCCTCAGCGTCTGCTACGGACTGATTTGCCTGAAAATATGGCAGAACTTCAACCTCAAGACCAGGAGGGAGCACTTCCTGGCTCGGGCCCCCAAGGGCGCGCACCACCTGTGTCGGGTGAGCAGCGTCAGGCTTATCTCCAAGGCCAA from Entelurus aequoreus isolate RoL-2023_Sb linkage group LG01, RoL_Eaeq_v1.1, whole genome shotgun sequence encodes:
- the LOC133662387 gene encoding isotocin receptor-like; protein product: MEDFLPGPHNMSWSNCTNATRANPLKRNDEVAKAEVAVLVLVLLLALGGNLSVLWAVHAAKQRQSRMLYFMWHLSIADLVVAVFQVLPQLIWDITFRFYGPDVLCRLIKYSQVVGMFASTYMLVLMSIDRCLAICQPLRPAHTTRDRMCVGTSWLLSLIFSTPQVYIFSMRDVGDGVYDCWGDFVQPWGAKAYVTWMSLSIYILPMGVLSVCYGLICLKIWQNFNLKTRREHFLARAPKGAHHLCRVSSVRLISKAKIRTVKMTFVVVLAYVLCWTPFFFVQMWSAWDPAAPREDPAFIITMLLASLNSCCNPWIYMFFAGHMFQGVTHGFVFCCCSCSRFLSASSGSRHHNINNTSSRQRSSAHTSSTHTDAT